One genomic window of Leptotrichia shahii includes the following:
- a CDS encoding DUF6148 family protein — MGKSNYSREYILEMIVEYGKAERAVLTGKSYKIGTRELTRMGIDEIRKGRAYWENELQKLNSIGKRRVRRGVPRNL; from the coding sequence ATGGGAAAATCGAATTATTCAAGAGAATATATTTTAGAAATGATAGTTGAATATGGTAAAGCTGAACGAGCAGTTTTAACAGGAAAAAGCTACAAAATTGGGACAAGAGAACTTACTCGAATGGGAATAGATGAAATAAGAAAAGGGAGAGCTTATTGGGAAAATGAATTACAAAAATTAAATAGTATTGGAAAAAGAAGAGTGAGAAGAGGAGTTCCTAGAAATCTTTAA